The window TTCGACAGCCTCATTGAAACGGATGTCCAAAATTTCTTAAAAAAATCTGATACTCTAGTAATAACTACTAAAGAAAAAAGGTATTTAAAAATTGCAGAAAGTACAAATAAAAAAATTGTAGACTTAGCAGCAATAGATAAAAAAATTATAAAGAGGAAAAATTATCATGGTTTATCTTGGTAAAAATATTTAAATTTGAAAATGAAAAAAATAAACAAGCTTATTACTTCTTACCTGAATCAATTACAAGAAAATTGGATTATTGGAAAACAACTCAGAGAATTCAAAAAGGCTCCAGATGACTTTTTATCATCAAAAGTTGAGGGAAAGACTAAGATTAAAAATTTAGTTGCTGAATTAAAGTCATTTGATATACCAGTTCAATTTTCTTTCATTGATCTTAAAGATTTTAAAATTTGGATGAAAAAATTTCCAAAATTGGTCGATTTTTATGATGTAGTTGGCCATTTTAAAATAGAAAAAATTTTAGAACATTATATTTCAATGAAATATCTTAATATTAAAAAAAGTGACTTAATAATTGATGTTGCAGCTTCAAGTAGTCCATTTGCAAAAATTTTACATCAAAAAAAATATAATGCTTATAGTCAAGATTTGATTTATCAAACTGGAATACACAATAGAATGATTGGAGGAAGTGCGGGCAATTTACCATTAAAAAATGATTCTGTGGATGTTATGACTTTACACTGTGCATTTGAATGCTTTCAAGGCGATAGTGATATTAATGTCATTAAAGAAGCTCAGCGGGTTTTAAAACAACGAGGAAGAATAGGTATAATACCTTTATATCTTGATGAGGTCTACTTTGTAAAAACTGGACCTATGTCTAATAAGACTAAAATTAAAATAGAAAAAAATGTTCGCTTAATTTGGAGAGATGATGAATTTCAAAAAGAACCATTTAGCAGACATTATTCCCCTCATGCTTTTAAGTACAGGATCTTACAGAATATTAAAAAATTAAAATATAAAATAATTTTCTTTGAAAATTTAAACGAAATTAAAAAACAATTTCCTGATCAAAAAATTTATTGTCATTTTTTATTTAAAGCAGTTAAAAATTAATTTATGAACAAACACATAGTTCAAGTAAAATTTGAGAATAAAGTTTTAGCTATCATTATTCCCCATAACTTTAAACAGCAAGGTATAACTTTTTGTACTCCTGAC of the Candidatus Beckwithbacteria bacterium genome contains:
- a CDS encoding methyltransferase domain-containing protein; protein product: MKKINKLITSYLNQLQENWIIGKQLREFKKAPDDFLSSKVEGKTKIKNLVAELKSFDIPVQFSFIDLKDFKIWMKKFPKLVDFYDVVGHFKIEKILEHYISMKYLNIKKSDLIIDVAASSSPFAKILHQKKYNAYSQDLIYQTGIHNRMIGGSAGNLPLKNDSVDVMTLHCAFECFQGDSDINVIKEAQRVLKQRGRIGIIPLYLDEVYFVKTGPMSNKTKIKIEKNVRLIWRDDEFQKEPFSRHYSPHAFKYRILQNIKKLKYKIIFFENLNEIKKQFPDQKIYCHFLFKAVKN